A single Glycine soja cultivar W05 chromosome 14, ASM419377v2, whole genome shotgun sequence DNA region contains:
- the LOC114385066 gene encoding uncharacterized protein LOC114385066 isoform X1: protein MLYSYIHCTLSCVIRSSDVVRMVISQCHMLAYLEAINHIFVFPEELVLPFFKSWATCVYYKDMGKRWYILVEYVPVILSYQTEFPYQNVFYHSQISIKWPFTRIGLETLQYQESISRIPPYI, encoded by the exons ATGCTTTACAGCTATATTCATTGTA CACTTTCCTGTGTGATACGCAGTTCCGATGTAGTCAGAATG GTCATAAGCCAATGCCATATGTTGGCATATCTGGAGGCCATCAACCACATCTTTGTTTTTCCAG AGGAGCTGGTGCTCCCCTTTTTCAAATCATGGGCAACATGTGTATATTATAAAGATATGGGAAAGAGGTGGTATATTCTTGTG GAATATGTTCCAGTTATATTATCATATCAAACAGAATTTCCATACCAGAATGTCTTTTATCATAGTCAGATATCAATAAAATGGCCATTTACTCGAATAGGTCTTGAAACATTGCAGTACCAGGAATCTATATCACGAATACCCccttacatataa
- the LOC114385065 gene encoding probable beta-1,4-xylosyltransferase IRX10: MSASNKWRAMSHHQHQPLCTRTHQIGALLLVATTFFFTRMLSTSTLSTSVVHVSQPRFQWGQSQLSLKIYVYQEDEIDGLKELLRGRDAKITDEACLKGQWGSQVKIHKLLLQSKQRTWKKEEADLFFVPSYVKCARMMGGLNDKEINSTYVKVISQMPYFRLSGGRNHIFVFPSGAGAHLFKSWATYINRSIILTPEGDRTDKRDTSAFNTWKDIIIPGNIDDGMTKTGDTTVQPLPLSKRKYLANYLGRAQGKAGRLKLIELSKQFPEKLECPDLKFSGPDKLGRKEYFEHLRNSKFCLAPRGESSWTLRFYESFFVECVPVILSDQIELPFQNVIDYSQISIKWPSSQIGPELLQYLESIPDEEIEKIIARGRQVRCWWVYASDSESCSAMRGIMWELQRKVRQFHHSAETFWLHNGSIVNRNLVEFPKWELPVPLP, encoded by the exons ATGAGCGCGAGCAACAAATGGAGAGCAATGTCGCACCACCAGCATCAGCCTCTGTGCACGCGCACGCACCAGATCGGCGCCCTCCTCCTCGTGGCGACCACCTTCTTCTTCACGAGAATGCTTTCCACCTCCACGCTCTCCACCAGCGTCGTCCACGTGTCGCAACCCCGGTTCCAGTGGGGGCAGTCCCAGCTATCCCTCAAGATCTACGTCTACCAAGAAGACGAAATCGACGGTTTGAAGGAGCTCTTGCGCGGAAGGGACGCTAAGATCACAGacgaagcttgcctcaaaggcCAGTGGGGCAGTCAG GTGAAAATACACAAGTTACTTCTGCAATCGAAACAACGGACATGGAAGAAGGAGGAAGCGGATTTGTTTTTCGTCCCATCTTATGTGAAATGTGCGCGAATGATGGGTGGCCTTAACGACAAAGAAATTAACAGCACCTATGTCAAa GTCATAAGTCAAATGCCGTATTTTCGATTATCTGGAGGCCGCAACCATATATTTGTTTTCCCCAG TGGAGCTGGTGCTCATTTGTTCAAGTCATGGGCAACGTATATAAACCGTTCCATTATTCTTACGCCAGAG GGGGATCGGACTGACAAGAGAGATACAAGTGCCTTTAATACATGGAAAGATATAATCATTCCAGGTAATATTGATGATGGTATGACTAAAACTGGGGATACCACGGTCCAGCCTTTGCCTCTGTCAAAGCGGAAGTACTTAGCTAATTATTTAGGGCGTGCACAAGGAAAAGCAGGTCGTCTTAAGCTTATAGAGCTTTCAAAGCAGTTTCCTGAGAAG TTGGAATGTCCAGATTTGAAATTCAGTGGACCTGACAAGTTGGGAAGGAAAGAATATTTTGAACACCTACGCAATTCCAAGTTTTGCCTCGCTCCACGTGGGGAGTCATCTTGGACCCTTCGCTTCTACGAGTCCTTTTTTGTG GAATGTGTTCCAGTTATATTATCAGATCAAATAGAATTGCCATTCCAGAATGTCATCGACTATAGCCAGATATCAATAAAATGGCCATCCAGTCAAATAGGCCCCGAACTATTGCAGTACCTGGAATCTATACCAG atgaagaaatagaaaaaataatagccCGTGGTCGACAAGTTAGGTGCTGGTGGGTGTATGCTTCAGATTCAGAATCTTGTTCAGCTATGCGTGGAATTATGTGGGAACTTCAAAGGAAAGTGAGGCAATTTCACCACTCAGCTGAAACATTTTGGTTGCACAATGGATCTATTGTAAACAGAAACTTGGTTGAATTTCCCAAATGGGAACTCCCTGTGCCTTTGCCTTGA
- the LOC114385066 gene encoding uncharacterized protein LOC114385066 isoform X3 produces MLYSYIHCTLSCVIRSSDVVRMVISQCHMLAYLEAINHIFVFPEELVLPFFKSWATCVYYKDMGKRWYILVAGRNREADEAENKEKGCRIVEIRGHS; encoded by the exons ATGCTTTACAGCTATATTCATTGTA CACTTTCCTGTGTGATACGCAGTTCCGATGTAGTCAGAATG GTCATAAGCCAATGCCATATGTTGGCATATCTGGAGGCCATCAACCACATCTTTGTTTTTCCAG AGGAGCTGGTGCTCCCCTTTTTCAAATCATGGGCAACATGTGTATATTATAAAGATATGGGAAAGAGGTGGTATATTCTTGTG GCTGGAAGAAATCGTGAAGCAGATGAAgctgaaaataaagaaaagggcTGCAGGATTGTTGAAATTAGAGGGCATTCATGA
- the LOC114385066 gene encoding uncharacterized protein LOC114385066 isoform X5, whose amino-acid sequence MLYSYIHCTLSCVIRSSDVVRMVISQCHMLAYLEAINHIFVFPEELVLPFFKSWATCVYYKDMGKRWYILVYQESISRIPPYI is encoded by the exons ATGCTTTACAGCTATATTCATTGTA CACTTTCCTGTGTGATACGCAGTTCCGATGTAGTCAGAATG GTCATAAGCCAATGCCATATGTTGGCATATCTGGAGGCCATCAACCACATCTTTGTTTTTCCAG AGGAGCTGGTGCTCCCCTTTTTCAAATCATGGGCAACATGTGTATATTATAAAGATATGGGAAAGAGGTGGTATATTCTTGTG TACCAGGAATCTATATCACGAATACCCccttacatataa
- the LOC114384923 gene encoding CBL-interacting serine/threonine-protein kinase 11-like: protein MPETENAAATAAAEEENNTALFGKYEVGRLLGCGAFAKVYHARNTETGQSVAVKVISKKKLNSSGLASNVKREISIMSRLHHPNIVKLHEVLATKTKIYFILEFAKGGELFARIAKSRFSEDLARRYFQQLISAVGYCHARGVFHRDLKPENLLLDEQGNLKVSDFGLSAVKDQIGVDGLLHTLCGTPAYVAPEILAKKGYDGAKVDVWSCGIILFVLVAGYLPFNDPNLMVMYKKIYKGEFRCPRWFSMELRRILTRLLDTNPDTRITVDEIMKDTWFKKGYKEVKFGDLGLEWKSEGEGVKDLNAFDIISFSTGLNLSGLFDSSCGVEEGERFLLRESPEKVVEMLVAAAEKEGVVVRMRKECGVELEGCGGNFAALVEVYRLPGELVVVEVRRRDGDGGVFRDVWRNKLRPCLCAASSSTTSDRDGTTLAQPVAGDS, encoded by the coding sequence CGCGTTCGCGAAGGTGTACCACGCGCGCAACACCGAGACTGGGCAGAGCGTGGCGGTTAAAGTCATAAGCAAAAAGAAACTAAACTCGTCAGGGTTAGCTTCCAACGTGAAACGCGAGATTTCCATCATGAGCCGCCTCCACCACCCAAACATCGTGAAACTCCACGAAGTGCTCGCTACAAAAACGAAGATCTACTTTATCTTGGAATTCGCGAAGGGCGGCGAGCTCTTCGCGAGAATCGCGAAGAGCCGATTCAGCGAAGATCTCGCGAGACGGTATTTTCAGCAGCTCATCTCCGCCGTCGGGTACTGCCACGCGCGCGGCGTTTTCCACCGCGACCTGAAGCCGGAGAATCTCCTGCTGGACGAGCAGGGCAACCTTAAAGTCTCCGACTTTGGACTCAGCGCGGTGAAGGACCAGATAGGGGTGGACGGGTTGCTTCACACGCTGTGTGGGACCCCTGCTTACGTGGCACCCGAGATTCTCGCGAAGAAGGGTTACGATGGGGCGAAGGTTGATGTTTGGTCATGTGGGATTATCCTCTTTGTTCTTGTCGCTGGGTATCTTCCGTTTAATGATCCTAATTTGATGGTTATGTATAAGAAGATTTACAAAGGGGAGTTTCGGTGTCCGAGGTGGTTTTCGATGGAGTTAAGGAGGATTCTGACGAGGTTGTTGGATACGAATCCTGATACGAGAATAACCGTTGATGAGATCATGAAGGACACGTGGTTTAAGAAGGGGTATAAAGAGGTAAAGTTTGGGGATTTGGGTTTGGAGTGGAAGAGTGAGGGTGAGGGTGTCAAGGATTTGAATGCTTTTGATATAATTTCGTTTTCTACGGGGTTGAATCTTTCTGGGTTGTTTGATTCGTCGTGTGGGGTGGAGGAGGGGGAGAGGTTTTTGCTCAGGGAGTCGCCGGAGAAGGTGGTGGAGATGCTGGTGGCGGCGGCGGAGAAGGAGGGGGTTGTGGTGAGGATGAGGAAGGAGTGTGGGGTGGAGTTGGAGGGGTGTGGGGGTAATTTCGCTGCTTTGGTGGAGGTGTACCGGTTACCGGGAGAGCTGGTTGTGGTGGAGGTTAGAAGAAGGGATGGGGATGGTGGGGTTTTTAGGGATGTGTGGAGGAATAAGCTGAGGCCGTGTTTGTGTGCTGCGAGTAGCAGTACGACGTCGGATCGGGATGGAACAACTTTGGCGCAGCCGGTTGCCGGTGATTCATGA
- the LOC114385066 gene encoding uncharacterized protein LOC114385066 isoform X2, whose product MLNVHALSGLDDKEIYHTFVKVISQCHMLAYLEAINHIFVFPEELVLPFFKSWATCVYYKDMGKRWYILVEYVPVILSYQTEFPYQNVFYHSQISIKWPFTRIGLETLQYQESISRIPPYI is encoded by the exons ATGTTAAATGTGCATGCGTTGAGTGGCCTTGACGACAAAGAAATTTACCACACCTTTGTCaaa GTCATAAGCCAATGCCATATGTTGGCATATCTGGAGGCCATCAACCACATCTTTGTTTTTCCAG AGGAGCTGGTGCTCCCCTTTTTCAAATCATGGGCAACATGTGTATATTATAAAGATATGGGAAAGAGGTGGTATATTCTTGTG GAATATGTTCCAGTTATATTATCATATCAAACAGAATTTCCATACCAGAATGTCTTTTATCATAGTCAGATATCAATAAAATGGCCATTTACTCGAATAGGTCTTGAAACATTGCAGTACCAGGAATCTATATCACGAATACCCccttacatataa
- the LOC114384177 gene encoding uncharacterized protein LOC114384177, with product MPGLSREMVEMKLPIKEGKRPVKQLPRRFAPEIMSKIKEEIERLLRCKFIRAARRFPRFVVHKKGIEINQNKTKAILETKPPSTKKQLQSLLGKINFLRRFISNLSGKAQIFSPLLRLKKDEPFKWNEEHQKAFDEIKEYLIKPPVLMPPSRNKSMKLYIAASDKTIGSMLAQEDDDSIEHAIYYLSRVLNDAETRYTAIEKLCLCLYFSCAKLKQYIKPVDVYVYSHYDVIKHMLSKPILHSRIGKWALALTEYSLTYKPLKSVKGQIVADFIVDHSVVEMSQDYVDTEPWILYFDGSKHKHGTGIGVLIISPNKIPTKFKYKIKGLCSNNEAEYEALITGLEILISLGARNVNIRGDSELVLRQLTQEYKCVNEHLAKYFVIASSLLNHFDYINIEHVPRQENREANDLAQIASGYKMSKEKLTQLIEIKDKLVLPEPLSTKLPMPKLVGASIPQNNEDESMNDLQEKIQILAIDNMLDNDWRKSIIEYLENPIGNVARKIKYRALNYVIMGNDLFKKTAEGVLLKCLNESEAYLAVSHVHSGACGSHQAGHKMKWLLFRQGLYWPSMLKDCIEFAKGCQECQKHAGIQHVPASELHSIIKPWPFRGWALDLIGEIKPASSKNQRYIIVGIDYFTKWIEAVPLPNVDQEAVISFIQNYIIYRFGIPETITTDQGSVFTGRKMKEFAQKTGFRLLTSTPYYAQANGQVEAANKIVINLIKKHIAQKPRNWNKTLDQVLWACRNSPKESTNTTPFRLTYGHDAILPVEIHLQSARVQKQMDIPIDHYWKMMSDELVDLDEERLRALEVLTKQKERVAKAYNKKVKSKTFNVGDLVWKVILPMDSKDRALGKWSPNWEGPFKIIQIYSNGAYELEELTPQKRTLSINGKYLKKYKPTLLEVKISIE from the exons ATGCCTGGGTTAAGCAGAGAAATGGTCGAAATGAAGTTACCTATTAAGGAAGGAAAAAGACCAGTAAAACAACTACCGAGAAGATTCGCACCAGAAATCATGTCCAAGATCAAGGAAGAGATCGAAAGGCTGCTGAGGTGTAAATTCATCAGGGCTGCCAG GAGATTTCCTAGGTTTGTGGTGCATAAAAAAGGCATtgagataaatcaaaataagacaAAGGCTATTCTTGAGACGAAGCCTCCTTCGACCAAAAAACAGCTTCAGTCTTTGCTAGGAAAAATCAACTTCTTGAGGCGATTCATTTCGAATCTAAGTGGCAAAGCTCAAATTTTTTCGCCATTACTTCGACTCAAGAAAGATGAACCATTCAAATGGAATGAAGAGCATCAAAAGGCTTTCgatgaaattaaagaatatctGATCAAGCCTCCCGTGTTAATGCCTCCTAGTCGAAACAAGTCCATGAAGTTGTATATTGCTGCGTCTGACAAGACCATTGGTAGCATGTTGGCTCAGGAAGATGATGATAGCATAGAACATGCAATTTATTATCTTAGTCGTGTACTAAATGATGCAGAAACTAGATATACTGCCATAGAAAAACTTTGTCTTTGTCTGTATTTCTCTTGTGCAAAACTTAAGCAATATATAAAGCCTGTTGATGTTTATGTGTATtctcattatgatgttattaaGCACATGTTGTCAAAACCGATTTTACACAGTAGAATTGGAAAATGGGCTTTAGCATTAACAGAATATTCTTTAACGTACAAGCCTTTGAAATCTGTTAAGGGTCAAATTGTGGCAGATTTTATTGTAGATCACTCAGTGGTCGAAATGTCGCAAGACTATGTCGATACAGAGCCATGGATTTTGTATTTCGATGGTTCGAAACACAAACATGGAACTGGAATTGGAGTTTTAATAATATCCCCCAATAAAATTCCAACTAAATTCAAGTATAAAATCAAAGGGCTTTGTTCTAATAAtgaggctgagtatgaagctctaattacaggccttgaaattttaattagccTGGGGGCAAGAAATGTTAATATAAGAGGTGATTCAGAATTAGTGTTGAGGCAATTAACACAAGAATACAAATGTGTTAATGAACACTtagcaaaatattttgttatagcAAGTTCTCTTCTGAATCATTTCGATTATATTAACATTGAGCATGTACCTCGACAAGAAAACCGAGAAGCAAATGATTTAGCCCAAATAGCTTCAGGGTACAAAATGTCGAAGGAAAAGTTAACTCAGTTGatcgaaataaaagataaactggTGTTACCAGAGCCATTAAGCACTAAATTGCCAATGCCAAAACTTGTGGGGGCAAGTATACCACAaaataatgaagatgaaagtATGAATGATCTTcaggaaaaaattcaaattttggccaTTGACAATATGTTAGATAATGATTGGAGAAAGTCCATTATTGAATATTTGGAAAATCCAATAGGCAATGTGGCTCGAAAGATTAAATATAGGGCCTTAAATTACGTGATTATGGGAAatgatttgtttaaaaagaCTGCAGAAGGAGTGTTGTTAAAATGTCTAAATGAATCAGAAGCATACTTAGCAGTTTCCCATGTTCACAGTGGGGCTTGTGGATCACATCAAGCAGGCCATAAAATGAAATGGCTTTTATTTCGACAAGGTTTGTATTGGCCTTCGATGTTAAAAGACTGCATAGAATTTGCTAAAGGCTGTCAGGAATGCCAAAAGCATGCAGGGATACAGCATGTACCTGCTAGTGAGTTACATTCCATAATCAAACCTTGGCCTTTCAGAGGATGGGCTTTGGACCTAATTGGTGAAATCAAGCCTGCCTCTTCGAAGAACCAGCGTTATATTATAGTTGGTATCGATTACTTTACAAAATGGATCGAAGCAGTCCCTTTGCCAAATGTTGATCAGGAAGCAGTAATtagtttcattcaaaattatattatttataggttTGGTATTCCCGAAACAATTACCACTGATCAAGGTTCAGTTTTTACTGgacgaaaaatgaaagaatttgccCAAAAAACTGGCTTTCGATTATTAACCTCGACACCATATTATGCGCAAGCAAATGGTCAGgtcgaagcagccaataagattgTAATcaacttgattaaaaaacacattgcCCAAAAGCCAAGAAATTGGAATAAAACGTTAGATCAAGTTCTATGGGCATGTAGAAATTCTCCTAAGGAATCAACTAATACTACCCCATTTCGACTGACTTATGGGCACGATGCTATACTTCCGGTCGAAATACATTTGCAATCAGCTAGAGTACAAAAACAAATGGACATTCCGAtcgaccattattggaaaatgatgTCAGATGAGTTAGTTGATTTAGACGAGGAGAGATTAAGAGCATTAGAAGTCTtgactaaacaaaaagaaagagttgctAAAGCTTATAATAAGAAAGTGAAGTCGAAAACTTTTAATGTTGGAGATTTAGTTTGGAAGGTTATCCTGCCCATGGATAGTAAGGATCGAGCTTTGGGCAAATGGTCCCCAAATTGGGAAGGACcgtttaaaataattcagatcTATTCGAATGGTGCTTATGAATTAGAGGAATTAACCCCTCAGAAACGTACTTTGAGTATAAAtggtaaatatttgaaaaaatataaaccaacatTGCTCGAagttaaaataagcatagaataG
- the LOC114385067 gene encoding uncharacterized protein LOC114385067, producing the protein MCPLRFILIFLSATLAGFLVLRNLGWQPDHITDTELEDANNEDDHTTLTSDAASPSLNNATSMVQGALLSGFWNLLDMASGRYLWKQLVSSSSPKPE; encoded by the exons ATGTGTCCACTCAGGTTCATTCTCATATTCCTGTCGGCAACTCTTGCTGGCTTCTTGGTCCTCAGAAACCTGGGATGGCAACCTGACCACATCACTGACACTGAGTTGGAGGACGCAAACAATGAAGATGATCACaccaccctaacctcagatgctGCTTCTCCTTCCTTAAACAATGCAACTTCCATG GTTCAGGGTGCATTGCTATCTGGGTTCTGGAACCTCCTTGACATGGCTAGCGGTCGCTATCTTTGGAAGCAATTGGTCTCATCCTCTTCCCCAAAGCCTGAATGA
- the LOC114385066 gene encoding uncharacterized protein LOC114385066 isoform X4: MLYSYIHCTLSCVIRSSDVVRMVISQCHMLAYLEAINHIFVFPEELVLPFFKSWATCVYYKDMGKRWYILVVLKHCSTRNLYHEYPLTYKK, translated from the exons ATGCTTTACAGCTATATTCATTGTA CACTTTCCTGTGTGATACGCAGTTCCGATGTAGTCAGAATG GTCATAAGCCAATGCCATATGTTGGCATATCTGGAGGCCATCAACCACATCTTTGTTTTTCCAG AGGAGCTGGTGCTCCCCTTTTTCAAATCATGGGCAACATGTGTATATTATAAAGATATGGGAAAGAGGTGGTATATTCTTGTG GTCTTGAAACATTGCAGTACCAGGAATCTATATCACGAATACCCccttacatataaaaaataa